From a region of the Paenibacillus sp. R14(2021) genome:
- the gltB gene encoding glutamate synthase large subunit, giving the protein MKEKLLGLPPKQGLYDPQYEKDACGMGFVANIKGLKSHTIIQQALTVLENMEHRGGQGSEPNTGDGAGILLQIPHAFFARELKSSGVELPASGDYAVGMLFLSQDESVRSKHERELEAIIREEGQTLLGWRTVPTNDEKLGFSAKSVKPFVRQVFIGRNDALKDELAFERKIYVIRKRAELAIRYSGMEGADSFYFSSFSSKKIVYKGMLTTEQVRSFYVELNDEAMETAIALVHSRFSTNTFPSWERAHPYRYLIHNGEINTLRGNVNWMHARQTMVATELFGSDLDKIKPIINPDGSDTAMFDNTLEFLYLSGRSLPHAAMMMVPEPWSNHEGMSDEKKAFYEYHSCLMEPWDGPAAMAFTDGTQIGAILDRNGLRPARYYVTKDDVIILGSEAGTVPVPPENILYKDRLRPGRMLLVDTKSGRIVSDEEVKAQIAAEHPYRDWLDEHLVGLDDLPDAPELPEPDHDTVEQRQQAFGYTFEDLRKVLEPMAGTGVEPMASMGYDAPLAILSERPQRLFNYFKQLFAQVTNPPIDAIREEIITATGTTLGPERNLLNPEPESCRHIRLASPVLSNEEFAKLRHVRRPGFKSITLPTLFKAADGEAGLRFAIKQMCEAADRVMRKGHNVLILSDRGVDRENAAIPSLLAVSALHHHLIREGTRTKVSILLESGEPREVHHFALLLGYGVSAVNPYLAFETLDDMIRQGMLKGITHDKAVKNFIKAATKGVVKILSKMGISTIQSYRGAQIFEAVGLNSELVDEYFTWTETRIGGIGLDTITEETLKHHNRAFADQEGRVKELESGGEYQWRKDGEEHLFSPQTIHTLQMASRNNDYKLYKKFSELVQGEDKKYMTLRSLLEFNYNAEPVPLDEVESVESIVKRFKTGAMSYGSISKEAHESLAIAMNRIGGRSNTGEGGEDPARFIPDANGDSRRSAIKQVASGRFGVTSNYLVNADEIQIKMAQGAKPGEGGQLPGRKVYPWVAEVRGSTPGVGLISPPPHHDIYSIEDLAELIHDLKNANPRARINVKLVSEVGVGTIAAGVAKGRADVILVSGYDGGTGASPLASIRHAGMPWEIGLAETHQTLMLNNLRDRVVVETDGKIMNGRDLAIAALLGAEEYGFSTAPLIVLGCIMMRVCHLDTCPVGVATQNPDLRKKFMGDPGHMVNYMLFVAQELREIMAELGFRTINEMVGRVDRLQTKDLIDHYKLKGIDLRPLLHQMEVPQDAARINTQQQDHKLHESLDMQQLLPLALPAIETGEQVRATLPITNINRVVGTIVGSEVTRKYGAKGLPEDTISFHFVGSAGQSFGAFVPKGITLSLEGDSNDYVGKGLSGGKIIVAPSPKATFKAEENVIIGNTAFYGGTNGEAYIRGIAGERFAVRNSGVKVVVEGTGDHGCEYMTGGRVVILGPTGRNFAAGMSGGVAYVLDEAGDFYKHCNIEMVLLERVEDERDSEELQAMIQRHVAYTGSAVGDRLLSDWEASKAKFVKIIPKDYKRMLQQIEKMEQTGLVGDDALLAAFEANMKELARVGGN; this is encoded by the coding sequence GTGAAAGAGAAGCTTTTAGGGTTGCCGCCGAAGCAAGGTCTGTATGACCCGCAATACGAGAAAGATGCTTGCGGAATGGGCTTTGTGGCTAACATCAAGGGATTGAAATCGCACACGATTATTCAGCAGGCCCTGACGGTGCTCGAGAACATGGAGCATCGCGGCGGTCAAGGCAGTGAACCGAACACGGGTGACGGAGCAGGTATTCTGCTTCAGATTCCGCATGCGTTCTTCGCTCGCGAACTGAAGAGCAGCGGCGTTGAACTGCCGGCCAGCGGAGATTATGCCGTAGGCATGCTCTTCCTGTCGCAGGACGAGAGCGTGCGCAGCAAGCATGAGCGTGAATTGGAAGCCATCATTCGCGAAGAAGGCCAGACGCTCCTCGGCTGGCGTACCGTTCCGACGAATGACGAGAAGCTCGGCTTCTCCGCGAAATCGGTTAAACCGTTTGTTCGTCAAGTGTTTATCGGCAGAAATGACGCGCTTAAGGATGAGCTTGCTTTTGAACGCAAGATCTACGTCATCCGCAAACGCGCTGAGCTGGCGATCCGTTACTCCGGTATGGAAGGCGCGGACAGCTTCTATTTCTCCAGCTTTTCGAGCAAAAAAATCGTGTACAAAGGCATGCTGACGACAGAGCAGGTTCGTTCTTTCTATGTAGAGTTGAACGACGAAGCAATGGAAACGGCAATTGCCCTTGTCCACTCCCGTTTCTCCACGAATACGTTCCCGAGCTGGGAACGCGCGCATCCTTACCGTTACCTGATTCACAACGGCGAGATCAATACGCTTCGCGGCAACGTCAACTGGATGCACGCCCGTCAAACGATGGTAGCTACGGAATTGTTCGGATCGGATTTGGACAAAATCAAACCAATTATTAACCCGGACGGCTCCGATACGGCGATGTTTGATAACACACTCGAGTTCCTGTATCTCTCCGGACGCTCCTTGCCGCACGCGGCAATGATGATGGTTCCTGAGCCGTGGTCCAACCACGAGGGCATGAGCGATGAGAAGAAAGCTTTCTATGAGTATCACAGCTGTTTGATGGAGCCGTGGGACGGTCCTGCCGCAATGGCATTTACCGACGGTACACAAATCGGCGCCATCCTTGACCGGAACGGTCTTCGTCCTGCACGTTATTATGTAACGAAGGATGATGTCATCATTCTCGGCTCCGAGGCTGGTACAGTGCCGGTACCTCCGGAGAACATTCTATATAAAGACCGTCTTCGTCCGGGCCGCATGCTGCTCGTTGACACCAAGTCGGGCCGTATCGTTTCCGACGAAGAAGTGAAAGCCCAAATCGCTGCTGAGCATCCTTACCGCGACTGGCTCGATGAGCATCTCGTCGGCTTGGATGATCTGCCGGATGCGCCTGAGCTTCCGGAGCCGGATCACGATACGGTCGAGCAGCGCCAGCAGGCGTTCGGCTACACGTTCGAGGATCTGCGCAAGGTGCTTGAGCCGATGGCGGGCACAGGCGTTGAGCCGATGGCTTCCATGGGCTATGACGCGCCGCTGGCGATTCTGTCGGAACGCCCGCAGCGTCTGTTCAACTACTTTAAGCAGCTGTTCGCGCAGGTTACCAACCCGCCGATCGATGCGATCCGTGAAGAAATTATTACGGCTACAGGCACGACGCTCGGTCCTGAGCGCAACCTGCTGAATCCGGAGCCTGAGAGCTGCCGCCATATCCGCCTGGCATCGCCGGTGCTGTCGAATGAAGAGTTCGCGAAGCTGCGTCATGTACGCCGTCCGGGCTTCAAGTCGATCACGTTGCCGACTTTGTTCAAAGCGGCTGACGGCGAAGCCGGCTTGCGCTTTGCGATCAAGCAAATGTGCGAAGCGGCTGACCGCGTCATGCGCAAAGGCCATAACGTTCTCATCTTGTCCGACCGCGGCGTCGACCGCGAGAACGCGGCGATTCCATCGCTGCTGGCTGTATCCGCCCTGCATCACCATCTTATTCGCGAAGGCACCCGCACGAAGGTCAGCATTCTGCTGGAATCCGGCGAGCCGCGCGAAGTGCACCATTTTGCCCTGCTGCTCGGCTACGGCGTGAGTGCAGTCAACCCGTACCTGGCATTTGAGACGCTCGACGACATGATCCGTCAAGGCATGCTCAAAGGCATTACGCATGACAAAGCGGTGAAGAACTTCATTAAAGCAGCGACTAAGGGCGTCGTGAAGATTCTGTCCAAAATGGGTATCTCGACGATTCAATCCTACCGCGGCGCGCAAATTTTCGAAGCGGTCGGCTTGAACAGCGAATTGGTCGACGAGTACTTCACATGGACGGAGACCCGTATCGGCGGTATCGGTCTTGACACCATTACCGAAGAAACGCTGAAGCATCATAACCGTGCTTTCGCCGACCAGGAAGGCCGCGTGAAGGAATTGGAATCCGGCGGCGAATACCAATGGCGCAAAGACGGCGAAGAGCATTTGTTCAGCCCGCAGACGATCCACACGCTGCAGATGGCGTCGCGCAATAACGACTACAAGCTGTACAAGAAATTCTCGGAGCTTGTTCAAGGCGAAGACAAGAAGTATATGACGCTCCGTTCGTTGCTGGAGTTCAACTATAATGCGGAGCCTGTGCCTCTCGATGAAGTCGAATCGGTGGAATCCATCGTGAAACGCTTCAAGACAGGCGCAATGTCCTACGGCTCCATCAGTAAAGAAGCGCATGAATCGCTGGCGATTGCGATGAACCGCATCGGCGGACGTTCGAATACCGGCGAAGGCGGCGAAGATCCGGCGCGTTTCATCCCGGATGCTAATGGAGATTCTCGCCGCAGCGCGATCAAACAGGTTGCCTCGGGCCGTTTCGGCGTAACGAGCAACTACCTGGTGAACGCCGACGAAATTCAAATCAAGATGGCGCAGGGCGCGAAGCCGGGCGAAGGCGGACAGCTGCCTGGACGTAAGGTTTACCCTTGGGTTGCCGAGGTTCGCGGCTCTACGCCAGGCGTAGGTCTTATCTCGCCTCCGCCGCATCACGATATTTATTCCATCGAGGATTTGGCTGAGCTGATTCACGATCTCAAGAATGCTAACCCTCGTGCGCGCATCAACGTGAAGCTCGTATCCGAAGTGGGTGTTGGCACCATCGCCGCAGGCGTAGCCAAAGGCCGCGCGGATGTCATCCTCGTCAGCGGTTACGACGGCGGTACGGGTGCATCTCCGCTGGCATCGATCCGCCATGCGGGTATGCCATGGGAGATCGGCCTTGCCGAAACGCACCAAACGCTGATGCTGAACAACCTTCGCGACCGCGTCGTCGTGGAAACGGACGGCAAAATCATGAACGGCCGCGACCTTGCGATCGCAGCGCTGCTCGGCGCCGAAGAATATGGCTTCTCGACAGCTCCGCTTATCGTGCTTGGCTGTATCATGATGCGCGTCTGCCACCTGGATACATGCCCGGTCGGCGTAGCTACGCAGAACCCGGATCTACGCAAGAAGTTCATGGGCGACCCGGGTCATATGGTAAACTACATGCTGTTCGTGGCGCAGGAGCTTCGCGAAATCATGGCTGAGCTTGGCTTCCGTACGATCAATGAAATGGTTGGCCGCGTAGACCGCCTGCAAACCAAGGATCTGATCGACCACTACAAGCTCAAAGGCATCGATCTTCGTCCGCTGCTGCATCAAATGGAGGTTCCGCAGGATGCGGCTCGCATTAATACGCAGCAGCAGGATCACAAGCTGCATGAATCGCTGGATATGCAGCAATTGCTGCCGCTTGCGCTTCCGGCGATCGAAACCGGCGAGCAAGTCCGCGCAACGCTGCCGATTACGAACATCAACCGCGTAGTCGGTACTATCGTGGGCAGCGAGGTTACGCGTAAGTACGGCGCCAAGGGGCTGCCAGAAGACACAATTTCGTTCCACTTCGTCGGCTCGGCTGGCCAAAGCTTCGGCGCTTTCGTTCCGAAGGGCATAACGCTTTCCTTGGAGGGTGACTCCAATGACTACGTCGGTAAAGGTCTCTCCGGCGGTAAAATCATTGTAGCTCCGTCTCCGAAGGCGACCTTCAAAGCGGAAGAGAACGTCATTATCGGCAACACGGCCTTCTACGGCGGCACGAACGGCGAAGCGTATATCCGCGGAATCGCGGGCGAGCGTTTCGCGGTGCGTAACTCCGGCGTTAAAGTCGTCGTCGAAGGAACAGGCGACCACGGCTGCGAGTACATGACCGGCGGGCGCGTCGTCATCCTCGGCCCAACAGGACGCAACTTCGCAGCAGGTATGTCCGGCGGCGTGGCGTACGTCCTGGATGAAGCAGGCGATTTCTACAAGCACTGCAACATCGAGATGGTGCTCCTAGAGCGCGTCGAAGACGAGCGAGATTCCGAAGAGCTGCAGGCGATGATTCAGCGCCACGTTGCCTATACGGGCAGTGCGGTCGGCGACCGTCTCCTGTCGGATTGGGAAGCGTCCAAGGCGAAGTTCGTTAAGATCATTCCGAAGGACTACAAGCGGATGCTGCAGCAAATCGAGAAGATGGAGCAGACCGGCTTGGTCGGCGACGATGCGCTTCTCGCGGCATTCGAAGCCAACATGAAAGAATTGGCCCGCGTAGGCGGGAATTAA
- a CDS encoding DUF1565 domain-containing protein, producing MKRKLAILLVLVVCFGSWLNYPMNKVFAAGTIYYVSVDGNDLNRGTSLSAPFKTINKSVSVARAGDTIYVRGGTYYPIRAINPTSSGTSTMPITLKPYGNENVMVKGTKLLLDSDKVIRMDNVSYWIISKINVTEARGIGISIQNYAHHNRIESLSTYRNHGTGLHLENSAHDNYIDRVNSYLNYDEETGGTNADGFAIKNGAYNNTFNRCSAWNNSDDGWDTWEGSSSNINKSLAFNNGFDEHGKHFIYGNGNGFKLGGEYDSSNPYKSGNNQVRESIAFGNYASGFTYNGAVLPNKLYNTTAYNNNRGGLSYAYNYDFRGSDMIVNAISSKGRILIGANVTQMNNSWNLKIDPLFQSTDANSSNFLYLKEDSPSIDAGRLTGLPYVGYAPDLGAFEFGDEW from the coding sequence ATGAAACGCAAATTAGCAATTCTATTGGTGCTGGTCGTTTGCTTTGGTTCGTGGCTTAATTATCCAATGAACAAGGTATTTGCAGCAGGAACTATCTATTACGTTTCTGTAGATGGTAACGATTTGAACAGAGGAACTTCACTTTCCGCGCCTTTCAAAACCATTAATAAATCAGTCTCTGTCGCTAGAGCAGGAGACACGATTTATGTACGAGGCGGTACCTACTATCCCATTAGGGCGATCAACCCTACATCCAGTGGAACGAGCACAATGCCCATTACATTAAAGCCCTATGGTAATGAGAACGTCATGGTGAAGGGAACCAAGCTTCTGCTGGATTCTGATAAAGTTATCCGTATGGACAACGTCTCCTATTGGATTATTTCCAAAATTAACGTGACGGAAGCACGAGGCATTGGTATTAGCATCCAGAATTACGCTCATCATAACCGGATCGAGTCCCTTTCCACATATCGCAATCACGGCACCGGTTTGCATTTGGAAAACAGTGCGCACGACAATTATATTGATCGGGTAAATTCTTATCTAAATTACGATGAGGAAACTGGCGGCACAAATGCTGATGGCTTCGCTATTAAGAATGGTGCCTACAACAATACATTCAATCGCTGTAGTGCCTGGAACAACTCCGATGATGGCTGGGATACATGGGAAGGGAGTTCTTCGAACATCAATAAATCCCTCGCATTCAACAACGGCTTCGATGAACATGGCAAACATTTTATCTATGGAAATGGAAACGGTTTTAAACTAGGTGGCGAATACGACAGCAGTAATCCTTATAAGAGCGGCAATAACCAAGTTAGAGAATCTATAGCTTTTGGAAACTATGCAAGCGGTTTTACATACAATGGCGCTGTCCTACCGAACAAGCTGTATAACACAACGGCCTATAATAATAACAGAGGGGGATTGTCCTATGCGTACAACTATGATTTTAGAGGCTCGGATATGATCGTGAATGCTATTTCTTCAAAAGGCAGAATTCTTATCGGTGCCAATGTGACGCAAATGAACAACTCATGGAACTTAAAAATTGATCCGTTGTTTCAAAGCACGGACGCCAATTCGTCAAATTTTCTATATCTCAAAGAAGACAGCCCAAGCATTGATGCCGGCCGTTTGACCGGTCTGCCTTATGTCGGTTATGCACCTGATCTTGGAGCTTTTGAGTTCGGAGACGAATGGTAA